The following coding sequences lie in one Gorilla gorilla gorilla isolate KB3781 chromosome 5, NHGRI_mGorGor1-v2.1_pri, whole genome shotgun sequence genomic window:
- the LOC115934969 gene encoding UL16-binding protein 2, whose amino-acid sequence MAAAAATKILLCLPLLLLLSGWSRAGRADPHSLCYDITIIPKFRPGPRWCAVQGQVDKKTFLHYDCGNKTVTPVSPLGNKLNVTKSWKAQNPVLRKVVDILTEQLLDIQQENYTHKEPLTLQARMSCEQKAEGHSSGSWQFSFDGQIFLLFDSEKRMWTMVHPEARKMKEMWENDKDVAMSFHYISMGDCAGWLEDFLMGMDSTLEPSAGAPLAMSSGTTQLRATATTLILCCLLIILPCFIFPGI is encoded by the exons ATGGCAGCAGCCGCCGCTACCAAGATCCTTCTGTGCCTCCCGCTTCTGCTCCTGCTGTCCGGCTGGTCCCGGGCTGGGCGAGCCG ACCCTCACTCTCTTTGCTATGACATCACCATCATCCCTAAATTCAGACCAGGACCACGGTGGTGTGCGGTTCAAGGCCAGGTGGATAAAAAGACTTTTCTTCACTATGACTGTGGCAACAAGACAGTCACACCCGTCAGTCCCCTGGGGAATAAACTAAATGTCACAAAGTCCTGGAAAGCACAGAACCCAGTACTGAGAAAGGTGGTGGACATACTTACAGAGCAACTGCTTGACATTCAGCAGGAGAATTACACACACAAGG AACCCCTCACCCTGCAGGCCAGGATGTCTTGTGAGCAGAAAGCCGAAGGACACAGCAGCGGATCTTGGCAGTTCAGTTTCGATGGACAGATCTTCCTCCTCTTTGACTCAGAGAAGAGAATGTGGACAATGGTTCATCCTGAAgccagaaagatgaaagaaatgtgGGAGAATGACAAGGATGTGGCCATGTCCTTCCATTACATCTCAATGGGAGACTGCGCAGGATGGCTTGAGGACTTCTTGATGGGCATGGACAGCACCCTGGAGCCAAGTGCAGGAG CACCACTTGCCATGTCCTCAGGCACAACCCAACTCAGGGCCACAGCCACCACCCTCATCCTTTGCTGCCTCCTCATCATCCTCCCCTGCTTCATCTTCCCTGGCATCTGA